In a single window of the Nicotiana tomentosiformis chromosome 10, ASM39032v3, whole genome shotgun sequence genome:
- the LOC138899961 gene encoding uncharacterized protein yields MVDKGCLAYLAIVRDVNVDTPTTEPVPVVRDFPEVFPADLLSMSPDRDIDFGMDLVSGTQPISIAVYFMAPVELKELKELLHELLDKGFIRLSVSPWGAPVLFVKKNNGTMRLCIDYRQLNKVTVKNKYPLPCTDDLFDQLQGAIVFSKIDLRSEYHHLKIQDLDIPKTAFRNQYGHYEFLVPDLTSCIVMRRALDLVCVDTGQYGDCLRISAVEDVLEPSRVLVCFVAQSSLLERIKTRQFDDPHMLVLKGTVQQSSAKEVVIGGDGVMWLQVRIYVPSVDGLRDLILEEAHSLRYSIRPGEWFMGLVSTARRVCLNKSYQSSIQMVLYEALYGRRCRSPIGWFETGEARLLGIDLVCDGMKKVKVIQERLCTTQSRQKSYSDRKVRDIAYMVDEKVLLRVSPMKGMMRFGKKGKFSPRYIGPFEVLERVREVAYRLSLPPNLSGFQLMFHVSMLRKYYGDLSHVLDFSMVQLDGDLTYNVESVAIFDRQVQKLSSKNIALVKVHWRGQSVEEATWVTEQEMQNRYSHLF; encoded by the exons atggttgataaaggatgtttggcatatttggccaTCGTAAGGGATGTTAATGTTGATACTCCAACCACTGAGCCAGtcccggtagtgagagacttcccagagGTATTTCCAGCAGACCTGTTGAGCATGTCACCcgatagggacattgattttggtatggaCTTGGTGtctggcactcagcccatctctattgcAGTGTATTTTatggcaccagtggagttgaaggaattaaaggaactgCTTCacgagttgcttgataagggttttatcagactaagtgtctcgccttggggtgctccagttttgtttgtgaagaagaataatGGTACTATGAGGctgtgtattgactacaggcaattaaacaaagttacagtcaagaacaagtaccctctACCGTGcactgatgacttatttgatcagcttcagggtgctatagtgttctcgaagattgatttgaggtcggagtATCATCATCTGAAGATCCAGGATTtagatattccgaagacggcattcaggaaccagtatggtcactatgagtttctg gttccggatcttacatcgtgtattgtgatgcgtcgcgcattAGACTTGGTGTGTGTTGATACAGGACAgtatggtgattgcctacgcatctcggcagttgaag atgttttggagcctagccgggttcttgtTTGCTTTGTGGCACAGTCATcgttgttggagcgtatcaagactcgccagtttgatgatcctcacatGTTGGTATTGAAGGGCACAGTGCAGCAGAGTagtgctaaggaggttgtgattggtggTGATGGTGTTATGTGGCTTCAAGTCCGAATTTATGTTCCAagtgttgatgggttgagagatttgatccttgaaGAGGCTCACAGCTTGCGCTATTCCATTCGCCCAG gtgaa tgGTTCATGGGATTAGTTTCTACCGCTCGTAGAGTTTGCCTCAACAAGAGCTATCAGTCCAGCATCCAGATGGtcctgtatgaggctttatatgggaggcgatgtcgttctcccattggttggtttgagactggagaggctaggttgttgggcattgATTTGGTTTGTGATGGTATgaagaaggttaaggtgattcaagagcgactttgtacaacacagtccagacagaagagttattcGGACCGAAAAGTCCGAGATATAGCTTACATGGTGGAtgagaaggttctgctcagagtttcacccatgaagggtatgatgagatttgggaagaagggcaagtttagccctcggtatattggcccttttgaggtgcttgagagagttaGAGAGGTGGCCTATAGACTTTCCTTGCCACCTAATCTATCAGGATTTCAACTAAtgtttcatgtttcgatgctccgaaagtattatggtgatctgtcacatgttttggacttcagcatggTGCAACTAGACGGGGatttgacttataatgtggagtcggtggccatttttgaTCGGCAGGTCCAAAAGTTAAGCTCAAAGAATATAGCGTTAGTGAAagtgcattggagaggtcagtcagttgaggaggctacttgggtgaccgagcaggagatgcagaatAGATATTCTCACcttttctag